A single window of Pseudophryne corroboree isolate aPseCor3 chromosome 5, aPseCor3.hap2, whole genome shotgun sequence DNA harbors:
- the HIGD1A gene encoding HIG1 domain family member 1A, mitochondrial, with product MASSSEDVLPTFELNDSQTSKLIKKSKESPFVPIGFAGLLAVVGYGLYKLRSRGDTKMSVHLIHMRVGAQGFVVGAMTCGVLYSMYKDYLAKSKD from the exons ATGGCTTCAAGTTCCGAAGATGTCCTGCCAACCTTCGAGTTAAATGACTCTCAGACATCAAAGCTCATTAAAAAATCCAAGGAGTCTCCCTTTGTGCCAATAG GGTTCGCTGGCCTCTTGGCGGTTGTGGGCTATGGATTGTACAAACTGAGATCCCGAGGGGACACCAAAATGTCCGTCCACCTTATTCACATGCGTGTGGGGGCCCAGGGCTTCGTAGTTGGAGCAATGACTTGTG gtgtactgtactccatgTACAAGGATTACCTGGCAAAAAGCAAAGATTAG